CCTTCCCCTGGTCGGGAACATCCTCCTTTTCGCCCTGATCAACCTGAATGTTCTGCTGCTGTTGCTGCTCTTCTACGTGCTCATGCGCCACATCGTGAAGCTCATATTCGAGCGGCGCCGGAACATCCTGGGGCATCGGCTGCGCACGCGGCTGGCCATCGCCTTCGCCTGCCTTGCGCTGATCCCCACGCTCCCGCTCTTCGGGTTGGCGACTCAGTTCATTTCCTTCAGTCTGGAATACTGGTTTAGCTCGCAGGTGGAACGGTCCCTCGAAGAAAGCATGCTCTTCGGCAAGCAGTACCTGGAGGAAGAGACTCGGAAGCTGCTCGCCGACGGGGACAGCCTTTCCGTGGAATTGATCGGGGTCGGGGGAACCGCTGAAGATTTGGCCCGAACGCAACCGGATCGGCTGCCCGATGGACTCCTGGAGCGCTACCGGTTGAGCGGGCTTTTTGTCGCCTCAGCCGGCGGCAAGGTCTTCTGGCAGCGATGGGATGAAGACGGGCCGACCTTCGATGCGGCGGCTCTCAAGGCGGTGATGGAGGAAGCGCTTCAGCGGGAACTGAAAAGCCAGCTGGTACCGTTGGAAAAGGGGTCGGAAGCGCTGATCGCTCTGCGTGAAGTACCCATCGCCACGCCGCTTTCCGATCCGCCGCGGCTGTTCATCGGGTTGGTGCGGAAACTGCCCGCAGGTGTCAGCGAACGGCTGAACGCCGTGACGTCCGGCTACGAAAATTACCTGCAGCTGAAACTGCTTCAGGAGCCTCTGAAAACCAGCCATCTCATCACCTTTTCCATCATCACGCTGCTGGTCATATTTGCGGCCATCTGGTTCGGCCTGTTTCTCGCCAAGAGCATCACCGTGCCCATTCAGGGGCTTCTCCAAGCCATGGAAAGGGTGGCGCAGGGTGACCTGAACGTGCAACTGGACTGGGACCGGGAAGACGAACTGGGGATGCTGGTGAAGTCGTTCAATCGGATGGTTCACGACCTTCGGTTGAGCCGCGAGCAGCTGGCGAGTGCCTACGAGGCGCTGAAGGCGGGCAATGAGGAACTGGAAGCCCGACGCCGCTACATTGAAATCATTTTGAGGAACATCGGGGCGGGGGTGGTGAGCGTGGACGCCGACGGCGTGGTGCGGACTATAAACAAGTCGGCGGAAGCCATGTTCGGGTTTCGGGCGGAGGAAGTGAGCGGCCGTTCGTACACGGACCTGCTGCAGCCGGATCACCTGGAAATCGTGAAGGCGTTCATGAGTGCCTCCAGCGTGGGGCGCCAGGCGAACGTGGAAAAACAGTTCCAGGTGATGGTGGGCAACCGGCCGTTGGTGCTTCTCATCAAGGCGACGCTTCTCAGAGACGAATCGGGGCGGTACCTGGGCGTGGTGGTGGTCTTCGACGACCTGACGGAACTGGAGAAGGCGCACCGCATGGCCGCCTGG
This is a stretch of genomic DNA from Desulfoglaeba alkanexedens ALDC. It encodes these proteins:
- a CDS encoding sensor histidine kinase — its product is MNYPDFSTIRKRRRRERVWVAVILALLLIFGFFEGWFFQFQSDLPLVGNILLFALINLNVLLLLLLFYVLMRHIVKLIFERRRNILGHRLRTRLAIAFACLALIPTLPLFGLATQFISFSLEYWFSSQVERSLEESMLFGKQYLEEETRKLLADGDSLSVELIGVGGTAEDLARTQPDRLPDGLLERYRLSGLFVASAGGKVFWQRWDEDGPTFDAAALKAVMEEALQRELKSQLVPLEKGSEALIALREVPIATPLSDPPRLFIGLVRKLPAGVSERLNAVTSGYENYLQLKLLQEPLKTSHLITFSIITLLVIFAAIWFGLFLAKSITVPIQGLLQAMERVAQGDLNVQLDWDREDELGMLVKSFNRMVHDLRLSREQLASAYEALKAGNEELEARRRYIEIILRNIGAGVVSVDADGVVRTINKSAEAMFGFRAEEVSGRSYTDLLQPDHLEIVKAFMSASSVGRQANVEKQFQVMVGNRPLVLLIKATLLRDESGRYLGVVVVFDDLTELEKAHRMAAWREVARRIAHEIKNPLTPIQLSAQRLRRRYPELLEAKEGILDECTRTIIDQVEQMKRLVNEFSTFARLPSANPAPCHLGDLVRECLGLYRHTYGRISFDVSMAPDFPVLRLDRDQFRQVMINLLENAVQAMDGSDGRVEVRLTYDPILRIARLECADTGQGLRPEDKLRIFEPYYSTKEKGTGLGLAIVSNIVADHNGYIRVRDNQPKGTVIVIELPAV